A stretch of Polypterus senegalus isolate Bchr_013 chromosome 3, ASM1683550v1, whole genome shotgun sequence DNA encodes these proteins:
- the LOC120524952 gene encoding twist-related protein-like: MREDLACPDSPEGSLVVSEEELDRIQKKCGNRKRVPYKKESEDGGSPSQVPSGPKRPKKSLSTSTNQSFEDLHTQRVIANVRERQRTQSLNDAFASLRKIIPTLPSDKLSKIQILKLASRYIDFLYQVLQSDEMDSKLASCNYLAHERLSYAFSVWRMEGAWSMSTSH; encoded by the coding sequence ATGAGAGAAGACCTGGCCTGTCCTGATTCCCCCGAGGGAAGCCTGGTAGTCAGTGAAGAAGAACTAGACAGGATTCAGAAGAAGTGCGGCAATCGGAAAAGGGTGCCCTACAAAAAGGAGAGCGAAGATGGTGGCAGTCCCAGCCAGGTCCCGTCTGGCCCTAAACGACCCAAGAAAAGCTTGTCAACTTCCACAAACCAGTCATTCGAAGATCTCCACACCCAGAGGGTGATTGCCAATGTACGGGAACGTCAGAGAACGCAATCCCTGAACGACGCCTTCGCCTCTCTCCGAAAGATCATCCCTACGCTGCCCTCCGACAAACTCAGCAAGATTCAGATCTTGAAGCTGGCATCCCGCTATATTGACTTCCTCTACCAAGTGCTCCAAAGTGACGAGATGGACAGCAAGCTGGCCAGCTGCAATTACCTGGCCCATGAGAGGCTCAGCTATGCATTCTCAGTCTGGAGGATGGAGGGCGCCTGGTCTATGTCCACATCCCATTAG